From the Lolium rigidum isolate FL_2022 chromosome 2, APGP_CSIRO_Lrig_0.1, whole genome shotgun sequence genome, one window contains:
- the LOC124690549 gene encoding uncharacterized protein LOC124690549: MGGGGSEGGADGDESCCSVGDTSPGTIVWVRRRNGSWWPGRILGQDELPPSQIMSPRSGTPVKLLGREDASVDWYNLEKSKRVKAFRCGEFDACIERAEATQGTLAKKREKYARREDAILHALELERKLLASKHQTQGFRPAYFSACTRHRQDLGSTRYKSKKRKRKNVSTLPAKEDEQYFPHVGLKINFSESIAQGTSKNLISNDMGDLSHVRRIQGGASLESKEKYTVVKKNRSDGSDFDESIEKCDRHRPLVQVMQSSAKLLQHSQHIDDYGSILIGGDKDPSPATYRAKRSRYAYLPSDSGETHSHSDLPSAQVASRGADFETESYLQHPDSSSDEHTSSDFVGKHVSESSERECSESETEDDAELLQSANMILPPELRPRDPYFLKTSDKFGHVDNDDYDDDDDEIPYSTYMHQLNQSEEEDGSSELGVSQWHIKGKRNNRNAVKRSIHMTSGSSCLDKPNGLRKGSMYKANGTNHRKGNVQTSNQQLIRKHIKEEPNYDSDETDLFEGTNHPEVNLYHSRTYPSSLKATRDLSRSYIYFNDYEHDSSKISPLNWDTDQIFRVDGNAYWDEPSFYQRSYNSRLGGTGPMLFDIDLKVQASYHGEHVPLVSLMSRLDGKAIVGHPIQIEKLVDGSTDHLVCGGDISMEENTGAPPSWRTGRRTAMQRVPRSNPSGASTGGGNEGGLAYPDWEFRKYSTPVNYQVKADKESMPNNRRSSTSKSQKKQSKNGSLSSQKVRTLSSISTGRRRHEGGGQAKAHSRSGILGGLIKPEGAIPLVTCVPAKVVFTRILEAVGRPPLTIAHHVKMSSPAVRDLS; this comes from the exons ATGGGGGGCGGAGGCTCGGAGGGCGGAGCGGACGGGGACGAGAGCTGCTGCAGCGTCGGGGACACCTCGCCCGGCACCATCGTGTGGGTGCGCCGGCGGAACGGGTCCTGGTGGCCCGGCAGGATCCTGGGGCAGGACGAGCTGCCGCCGTCGCAGATCATGTCCCCGAGGTCCGGCACGCCCGTCAAGCTCCTCGGCCGCGAGGACGCCAGCGT TGACTGGTACAACCTTGAGAAATCAAAGCGTGTTAAAGCGTTTAGGTGTGGGGAGTTTGATGCCTGTATTGAGAGGGCAGAGGCTACTCAAGGGACTCTTGCAAAGAAAAGAGAGAAGTATGCACGGAGAGAAGATGCTATTCTTCACGCTCTTGAATTAGAGAGGAAACTGCTTGCCTCCAAGCATCAGACTCAAGGTTTCAGACCGGCCTACTTTTCTG CATGCACGAGACATCGCCAAGACCTTGGAAGTACTCGCTACAAGAGCAAAAAGAGGAAAAGAAAAAATGTATCTACTCTTCCTGCAAAAGAAGACGAGCAGTATTTTCCCCATGTCGGTTTGAAGATAAACTTTTCAGAGTCTATTGCTCAGGGCACTTCTAAGAATCTTATCAGTAACGACATGGGAGACTTATCTCATGTGAGACGTATTCAGGGAGGAGCAAGCTTAGAGAGCAAGGAGAAATATACAGTTGTGAAAAAGAATAGGTCGGATGGAAGCGATTTTGATGAATCTATTGAAAAATGTGACAGGCACCGACCACTTGTTCAAGTCATGCAGAGCAGTGCGAAATTGTTACAGCACTCACAGCACATTGATGATTATGGGTCTATCTTAATTGGGGGAGATAAAGATCCGTCGCCTGCCACCTACCGGGCTAAAAGAAGTAGATATGCGTACCTGCCCAGTGATTCTGGTGAAACTCATAGTCATAGCGATTTACCTTCTGCGCAAGTGGCTTCTAGAGGAGCTGATTTTGAGACCGAAAGTTATCTTCAGCATCCAGATTCTTCTTCCGATGAGCATACATCTTCAGACTTTGTTGGGAAGCACGTATCTGAGTCTTCAGAGCGGGAATGCTCAGAAAGTGAAACAGAAGATGATGCTGAGCTTTTGCAAA GTGCTAATATGATTCTGCCTCCAGAGTTACGTCCCCGTGATCCTTATTTCCTCAAGACTTCTGACAAGTTTGGACATGTGGAtaatgatgattatgatgatgatgatgatgagattCCCTATTCTACTTATATGCATCAATTGAATCAATCAGAGGAAGAGGATGGTTCTTCTGAACTGGGTGTCTCCCAATGGCATATAAAGGGTAAACGTAATAACCGTAATGCAGTGAAGAGATCGATCCATATGACATCTGGAAGTTCCTGTTTGGATAAACCCAATGGTCTCAGGAAAGGATCCATGTACAAGGCAAATGGTACAAATCATAGAAAAGGTAATGTGCAGACATCCAATCAGCAATTGATCAGGAAACACATCAAAGAGGAGCCCAACTATGATTCGGATGAAACAGATTTATTTGAGGGCACAAACCATCCAGAGGTTAACTTGTATCATAGTCGAACATACCCGTCTTCCTTGAAGGCTACAAGAGATCTTAGCCGAAGCTACATTTACTTCAATGACTATGAACATGATTCCTCCAAGATTTCTCCTCTTAACTGGGATACAGATCAGATATTTCGTGTTGACGGGAATGCATATTGGGATGAACCTTCATTTTACCAAAGAAGTTACAATTCACGTCTAGGTGGCACAGGCCCAATGTTGTTTGATATTGACTTGAAGGTCCAAGCCAGCTACCATGGAGAGCATGTTCCTCTTGTTTCCTTAATGAGCAGACTGGATGGCAAAGCAATTGTTGGGCACCCTATCCAAATTGAGAAACTCGTAGATGGTTCCACAGACCACCTGGTGTGTGGTGGTGATATTAGTATGGAAGAGAACACTGGAGCTCCACCTTCTTGGCGTACAGGCAGGAGGACAGCTATGCAAAGAGTTCCCCGTTCTAATCCTTCAGGAGCATCAACTGGCGGTGGCAATGAAGGCGGGCTTGCATATCCAGACTGGGAGTTCAGGAAATACTCGACTCCTGTAAATTATCAGGTTAAGGCTGACAAGGAAAGCATGCCAAATAATAGGAGGTCATCGACGTCCAAATCTCAAAAGAAGCAATCCAAGAACGGAAGCCTGTCAAGCCAGAAGGTCAGAACCCTCTCTTCCATTTCCACTGGAAGAAGGCGTCATGAAGGTGGTGGTCAGGCAAAGGCGCATAGTCGCAGTGGCATTTTGGGTGGCTTGATCAAACCAGAGGGAGCAATTCCCCTAGTTACATGCGTCCCAGCAAAGGTTGTGTTCACTAGGATACTGGAAGCAGTTGGCAGGCCACCTTTAACGATTGCTCACCATGTGAAAATGTCTAGTCCTGCGGTGCGAGATCTATCATAG